Proteins from a single region of Acidobacteriota bacterium:
- a CDS encoding lytic transglycosylase F produces the protein MAAWVVAILLSGVGCGDTAKESGTAALATPVAEGSRADGPRLFDSFDPELGLDQEWVGDLDGMVERGVVRALVAYSLGQYFLDGATQRGATYDALVEFEKYLNQQLGQRPVKVAVLIIPVRRDELFQALKRGLGDIAAANLTITQSRLEEVDFSNPLLTGVSELVVTGPAGRAIRRLEDLSGRKIQVRRSSSYWRSLEKLNHDFEARGLKPVEMVPAEEFLQDEDLLEMVNAGLLPAIIVDSHKAGFWAQFFDDITVHEDLAVRTGGKIAWAFRKDSPQLAELVNTFVGKNRQGTLLGNIVLKRYLEDTRWTRNALAEKDRSRFAGMAGTFEKYAERYGFDHLMLAALAYQESGLDQSARSRAGAVGVMQLLPSTAADPNVGIPDITDVDNNIHAGTKYLRFIRDRYFSDPEIDSLNQDFFTFAAYNAGPARVRQLREEAARTGLDPNQWFGNVEHVAARRIGRETVQYVSNIAKYWVAYRQVSRYYESREGGSS, from the coding sequence ATGGCTGCCTGGGTGGTGGCAATCCTGCTGTCCGGTGTCGGGTGCGGCGACACGGCCAAGGAATCAGGAACCGCAGCACTCGCCACTCCCGTCGCTGAGGGATCGCGGGCGGATGGCCCACGGTTGTTCGACAGCTTCGACCCCGAACTCGGGCTCGACCAGGAGTGGGTCGGCGATCTCGACGGCATGGTCGAGCGTGGCGTGGTCCGCGCTCTGGTGGCCTACTCCCTGGGTCAGTACTTCCTCGACGGCGCCACCCAGCGCGGGGCGACCTACGATGCCCTGGTGGAGTTCGAGAAGTATCTCAACCAACAGCTCGGACAGAGGCCGGTCAAAGTCGCAGTGCTGATCATTCCCGTGCGGCGCGACGAGCTGTTTCAGGCACTGAAGCGGGGCCTCGGCGACATCGCGGCCGCCAACCTCACGATCACCCAAAGCAGGCTCGAAGAGGTCGACTTTTCGAACCCTCTCCTGACCGGTGTCAGCGAGCTGGTGGTCACCGGTCCGGCTGGCAGAGCGATTCGAAGGCTGGAAGATCTGTCGGGCCGCAAGATCCAGGTGCGACGCTCCTCAAGCTATTGGCGCAGTCTCGAGAAACTCAACCACGATTTTGAGGCGCGGGGTCTGAAGCCGGTCGAGATGGTGCCGGCCGAGGAGTTTCTGCAGGACGAGGACCTGCTCGAGATGGTCAACGCCGGCCTGCTGCCCGCGATCATTGTCGACAGCCACAAGGCGGGGTTCTGGGCCCAGTTCTTCGACGACATCACGGTTCACGAGGATCTGGCGGTTCGCACCGGCGGCAAGATCGCGTGGGCTTTCCGCAAGGACAGCCCGCAGCTCGCCGAGCTGGTCAATACCTTCGTCGGAAAGAACAGGCAAGGAACCCTGCTCGGGAATATCGTGCTCAAGCGCTACCTCGAGGACACCCGCTGGACCCGCAATGCGCTGGCTGAAAAGGACCGAAGTCGATTCGCCGGCATGGCCGGTACCTTCGAGAAGTACGCTGAGCGATACGGCTTCGACCACCTGATGCTGGCCGCGCTCGCCTACCAGGAGTCCGGGCTCGATCAATCGGCGCGTAGCAGGGCGGGTGCAGTCGGCGTCATGCAGCTGCTCCCCTCCACTGCCGCCGATCCCAACGTCGGCATCCCCGACATCACGGATGTCGACAACAACATCCACGCCGGCACCAAGTACCTGCGCTTCATCCGCGATCGCTACTTCTCGGACCCAGAGATCGATTCCCTGAACCAGGATTTCTTCACCTTTGCAGCCTACAACGCGGGCCCCGCCAGGGTGCGTCAGCTCCGTGAAGAGGCCGCCCGGACCGGACTCGACCCGAATCAGTGGTTCGGCAACGTGGAGCACGTGGCGGCGCGGAGAATCGGCCGCGAGACCGTGCAGTACGTTTCGAACATCGCCAAGTACTGGGTCGCCTACAGGCAGGTGAGTCGCTACTACGAGAGTCGTGAGGGCGGCTCGTCATGA